A genomic window from Nicotiana sylvestris chromosome 11, ASM39365v2, whole genome shotgun sequence includes:
- the LOC104242095 gene encoding uncharacterized protein → MALYVPGTNRQTIHLPVIEHTARGCHSQSTIKQSNAPVYINWSFPPSGFIKINTDDSFIPNSGLAGFGGVARDDKGRWIGGFYDRLSKKATSSLTLELWAIHGGLTLAKNYNLKKVIIETDSYDALMLLSVRNDIKSHLDHMLLSVRNDVKSHLDHYVIEEYRRLMSELQICLIHTLRQGNNCVYYLSKLGRKQNQELVILHHPPLSMHQLLWPDMAHIAYARNPKHAM, encoded by the coding sequence ATGGCACTGTATGTGCCTGGTACTAATAGGCAAACTATTCATTTACCTGTTATTGAACACACAGCTCGGGGTTGCCATTCTCAGTCAACAATCAAACAGAGCAATGCACCCGTCTATATCAATTGGTCTTTCCCTCCTTCGGGATTTATCAAGATTAATACGGATGACAGTTTTATACCCAATTCGGGATTAGCGGGATTTGGAGGTGTTGCACGAGACGACAAAGGAAGGTGGATAGGCGGATTCTACGACAGACTTAGTAAGAAAGCAACATCTAGCCTTACTCTGGAATTATGGGCTATACATGGTGGTCTAACCCTAGCTAAAAATTACAACTTAAAGAAGGTTATAATTGAAACTGACTCATATGATGCCCTAATGTTGCTAAGTGTGAGAAATGATATCAAAAGTCACCTTGATCACATGTTGCTAAGTGTGAGAAATGATGTCAAAAGTCACCTTGATCATTATGTGATAGAAGAATATAGGCGCCTCATGTCTGAACTTCAAATTTGTCTAATTCATACTTTGAGACAAGGTAACAATTGCGTCTATTACTTATCGAAGTTGGGAAGAAAGCAAAACCAAGAATTGGTAATATTACACCATCCACCGCTTTCCATGCATCAACTGCTTTGGCCAGACATGGCTCACATAGCATATGCTAGGAACCCTAAACATGCAATgtaa